In Nitrospirota bacterium, one DNA window encodes the following:
- a CDS encoding alpha/beta hydrolase → MANNSLEKVNINHSEQWLLVQGKSAKTPLIIHVQAGPGLPIIPEADAMEKLLHLEENYLVAYWDQRGCGKSYNKTIDPKTINLSQLTDDVIAVTKYLLKKYQKDKAILVGYSIGATLSLMAAAKDSSIFSRIFLVGIDIDMPMANKYTLEFAMNKAKEKNNRKFIKQIIELEKTPIVDTKTFQQRAKILTDLGGIKTGSSYNQLIISTIKNMLFSKAYSLKDILRTIKGMEFCQNALLPELDTLNLFHTITSVHVPVHFIQGKKDGVAPYQMAVKFYEYLQADKKAFTGFENSAHLPQYEEPEKFAKLLKEEIVKEHTRDA, encoded by the coding sequence ATGGCAAATAATAGTTTAGAAAAAGTAAACATCAATCACTCCGAGCAATGGCTTCTTGTTCAAGGTAAAAGCGCAAAAACACCACTTATTATTCATGTGCAGGCAGGCCCGGGCTTGCCGATTATTCCGGAGGCTGATGCAATGGAAAAGCTATTGCATCTTGAAGAAAATTACTTAGTCGCTTATTGGGACCAGCGAGGATGCGGCAAATCCTATAATAAAACCATAGACCCAAAAACAATTAATCTTTCTCAGTTAACAGATGATGTTATTGCTGTTACCAAATATCTGTTAAAAAAATATCAAAAAGATAAAGCAATCCTTGTAGGTTACTCTATTGGCGCGACCCTAAGCCTGATGGCTGCCGCAAAAGACAGCAGTATCTTTAGCCGGATATTTTTAGTTGGAATTGACATTGATATGCCAATGGCAAATAAATATACTCTTGAATTCGCAATGAATAAAGCCAAAGAAAAAAATAATAGGAAATTTATCAAACAGATAATTGAATTGGAGAAAACACCAATTGTTGACACTAAAACATTTCAGCAAAGGGCAAAAATTCTTACTGATTTAGGCGGAATAAAAACAGGCAGTAGTTATAATCAATTGATAATATCCACCATTAAAAATATGCTTTTTAGTAAAGCCTACAGTCTTAAAGATATTTTAAGAACAATAAAGGGTATGGAATTTTGTCAAAATGCATTATTGCCCGAATTAGATACACTCAACCTCTTTCATACAATAACAAGTGTTCATGTTCCGGTACATTTTATTCAGGGCAAGAAAGACGGTGTTGCCCCATACCAAATGGCTGTAAAGTTTTATGAATACCTGCAAGCCGATAAAAAAGCATTTACCGGTTTTGAAAATTCGGCACACCTGCCGCAGTATGAAGAGCCTGAAAAATTTGCGAAACTTTTGAAAGAAGAAATAGTAAAAGAACACACACGGGATGCTTAG
- a CDS encoding DUF86 domain-containing protein: MKDETRKSLVDILQATEEIQDFVHGMDFSEYQKSPVTQRAVERDFEIIGEALNRIKKFDEELIEKISEHHRIIGFRNILIHGYDIIDEMIVWKAAMNHLPILVKEINEILGA, from the coding sequence ATGAAAGATGAGACAAGAAAAAGCCTTGTGGATATTCTCCAAGCAACGGAAGAAATACAAGATTTTGTTCATGGAATGGATTTCAGTGAATATCAAAAAAGCCCTGTTACACAAAGAGCAGTTGAAAGGGATTTTGAGATCATTGGGGAAGCGCTTAACAGGATTAAGAAATTTGATGAGGAATTGATAGAAAAGATTTCGGAACATCATCGTATCATCGGGTTTAGAAACATACTAATTCATGGTTATGACATTATTGACGAGATGATTGTTTGGAAGGCTGCTATGAATCACTTGCCGATTTTAGTTAAAGAAATAAATGAAATATTAGGCGCCTAA